In Mycteria americana isolate JAX WOST 10 ecotype Jacksonville Zoo and Gardens chromosome 3, USCA_MyAme_1.0, whole genome shotgun sequence, a single genomic region encodes these proteins:
- the KRTCAP3 gene encoding keratinocyte-associated protein 3, translating into MAGGRGGRRGPGALAEPRRLMRAGLGLIVLGHGSLVLGAIVHGSVLRHVAGASRAVTPEYAVANVVSVGSGLLSIAVGIVAILVSHNLSRAALHWTLLSVSLLNCLLSTACSVGLALAISLTIHSRGMHLVMGCNSSALPADARAAIATNDCPFNTTRIYDTALALWFPSMVLAATEAVLSGRCCLVALIFRGIGPCARSYGKEQLAGPSTVKEGPPREMQQLLAGLAESCA; encoded by the exons ATGGCCGGCGGGCGCGgtgggcggcgggggccgggggcgctgGCGGAACCGCGGCGGCTGATGCGCGCCGGGCTGGGGCTCATCGTGCTGGGCCACGGCAGCCTTGTGCTGGGCGCTATCGTGCACGGCTCGGTCCTGCGGCACGTGGCCGGCGCCAGCCGCGCCGTCACTCCCGAGTACGCGGTGGCCAACGTGGTGTCCGTGGGCTCCGGGCTGCTG AGCATCGCCGTGGGCATCGTCGCCATCCTGGTGTCGCACAACCTGTCCCGGGCAGCCCTG cattGGACCCTACTGAGCGTGTCCCTGTTGAACTGCCTCCTGTCCACAGCGTGCAGCGTGGGCCTGGCACTGGCCATCTCCCTCACCATTCACAGCCGGGGCATGCACCTTGTCATGGGCTGCAACAGCTCTGCACTGCCTGCTGATGCCCGTGCAGCCATAGCGACCAATGACTGTCCTTTCAACACCACACGCATCTAT gacacagCCCTGGCGCTCTGGTTCCCCTCCATGGTGCTGGCGGCCACAGAAGCTGTGCTGTCTGGCAGGTGCTGTTTGGTGGCCCTGATCTTCCGGGGCATTGGGCCCTGTGCACGCAGCTACGGCAAAGAGCAG ctgGCTGGGCCAAGTACAGTGAAGGAGGGGCCACCACGTGAGATGCAGCAactcctggcagggctggctgagTCTTGTGCCTAG